Below is a genomic region from Eupeodes corollae chromosome 1, idEupCoro1.1, whole genome shotgun sequence.
AAAATGTGGATTTTCACATGACATTTCACTTGTTGAGTTTACTCAAGTAATGTTGAGTTTACTAAATAAATTATGATTATAAGTGAATAActttgttcacaaaaaaaaaatatcaatgaaaGATTGTTGacagttttaatgtttttggatCTTACATTTGTAATGTGTTTCTTAATTGCCTCTGTTATGTAACGTATTAAGATGAGCGGAAGAAAAAACTTCAGAATCTTCTCTCAATATTAGCTCAGCTCAACCAAATatttggctcaactttccattaccgcagcactaatttcgactcgcggttttttttattcgatagatatgtgcaaataaataataactatagcaattttagagcgaggaaacatttatttctatttttaattaatttttaaagttcacttttttccatacaaaacactcaaaaatggttgattttgacatttcttccctgttttttgttcagtgttgccatacttgttttttttttcttggtaatttcttttattttagtgctcaaatggaaaagtacttcgcatatacccaaactcgcacccaccccaaatcttatagtgaccccaagcaggggggcagcatgccccccccttacatacctagctatTAGTatgccgtgctatcaattaaaaaaaacttgttttaggctcaaaaaatgcaatacaaaaaagtagggttaagtccgaaaaagaaaatattttttttttatgacttaaagttgtttcctcgccctaatatttaaaacatgttctattgagacccctatctaactgtaaaaaaaaaatcagaaggaaattcgtgctgcggtaatggaaagtcgccccaaatattttttcacataACTCAACTCATCCAGCCAATCAGCTCACCTAACACTTTGCTTACTTAACTTAACTTGACATTTGGCCTATGATAAAATCCACTGTGTACCGGCTTGTTAGCAAGACTTTATGTTgtgataaaatatatttcgtATATTTCTCCTATACAGAGACAACTATGGGAAAAGAAATGGAGTTTCAAAACGACAGATTTTCGGAATTGTTCGAATCTTATAAAAAGTAGATAAAACTTGTGCAtatctttaaaaatcaattttaaaaaatctattataGCATTATGGACGTGTCGGTTCAGCGAATGCTCTGTCCTTGGCTTTATCCTAGTGTGTTTTACAAAGTCTCTTCGCTGCATTCAATGGAGCGTAAAACTGTTAAAATCCTCTATGATTTTATTGAAACCGTATAGTCTTAAATAAATtgcatattatatatattataggTATCAAATTTCTAATTCTTCACAGCTACTTCAAGGAAAACCTTCAATTGAAAACGATATTCTTCTTCGGccagaaaatgaaaatttaaacagGAAATCGAAAAGTATTTTTGTGGAACAAGTGAGAAATTATGTAGAGCAAGGCCAACTAAGCTGGGACGACATTCGAGATGAGGCGAATGTAATCATAGCAGCGGTATtggattgaaaaatgtatagaaCTTTGATtgaagttgtttgtttttatttatctagGCTTTTGAAACTACGTCCACGGCTTTATATTTTGTTACACTGTGCTTGGCCATCCATTCTgaataccaacaaaaattatttgatgaaCTTTCATCTATATTTCCAGacaaagaatttaatatttctgAAGAAGACTTGAAAAAAATGACCTATACGGAAATGGTTATAAACGAAGGGATGCGATTATTTTCACCCGTACCAGTGGTCATACGAACTGCATCCGAAGACTTTTATCtgaaaaatggaataaaaattcCTAAAGGGACTCAAATTGGCATCGACATCTTTAACATGCAACGAAACTCTAAGTTCTGGGGATTAAAAGCCATGGAATTTTATCCGGATCATTttcttccaactaatttaaacaGCCGACATCCTTTCGCTTTCATTCCCTTTACGAAAGGTTTGAGAATGTGTATTGGCAATCGATATGCCTTACTAataatgaaagtttttattgcTAAAATTTTTCGGAATTTCGAGATACATACAGAAGCGAGTATTGAGGACCTTGTATTAAAGGGAACGATTTCTCTTAAACTAAGAAACTACCCAACCTGCACTATTAAggaaagaaatttttgaaatattcaaatatatacGTTTGTATGTACTTATGTAGAATTCTATGAAATTGTGTTCTACACTTacacaattattaaattattattattttttacacgAATTctctttaaaagttaaaattaataaaaatgaactataatcaaaatttattttaaagtatgtATATTAGTATTGAATCAAAAAATCTAACGCCACGAAAAAGggtaattttataaacattattaaCATTAAGAACATTATCTTCATGTGTATATCAGATTATCTTATTTATCCCACTTCTTGTGTtatatatatctataaataaGGCTTGAAGAATCGCTTAACCATACATAAATAGGTTTCTAGCAAAAACAGAGAAACCCCTTTTAAAATGGATACttcgtacattttttaaaatagttttttgacttttcattGCTATTAATAAACAAGTTGAGACAACACAACATTCTTTTAacgttcattttttttaatctcgGTACGTTACTTTACTAACATCTATCTTCAATTAATCGTTCAAAAACTACGAAACACATAATTGTCTATGAAACACCCCTCAGGCAATCTACAAGTTCATCTTGacttatattttgtaatttaaagaaatattagttattccttttctaatttgaaaagttacccttttacataaaacatagTTTTCCGTCGGCTTTTTTGGTCGCTGTAGTACTTGCAATGAAACATTTAAGTTACAATACCCGTGCTTTGTTGAAAAATCTGTCCATAGTATAGagggattttacacgaataacaaaaacaatatccatagtatgaataaatGGTGTTCAAacggtagacatgtgcattcaacaggacacaagcgtccacaggtttttctcagaacccacctctgtctatcaactcttactctcacctccccgtggtgaacatcgggtgcctagtgcctcaactggagattgggttccaaccccagtggaaagttgttgggggcagcaaacgagagaggggggagatgtgtttccactaaggcacctctccttatccagacggcagcggaggaattcccgagatggaatcaacgatggcgtctacagtttcagtaaggttgaactacttagtgaacaacttatagggcttcttcaacttattcggagcccaggcctataaggagcggttttatccgtcTCCCCAtacttggagttatacttaggatttGGCCCTCCAGGTCGGGGGTTGTGACGTTGGGGTATCTTCGtagccacgtaaaaacatcatagttgcgaagcatcaacaagccagggatacggacggatttactgttgataaccaacgcaaacgaattaaagataacgaacttcggatatgcacgtggaatgttaggtcccttaacagaccacgtgcggctgaAGAATTatcggaggccctagaccgctataaagcagacatcaccgccattcaGGAAATACggtgggatgggccgggcaaaaagaggatgcaaaactgcgatatttactattaaaACCAACAGCGCATATTTGGATgaggcttcgtcattggagccagacttatgcaagaagtcttgagctataggttaatcaatgagcgcctcttgaccatacgcatcaaggctaagaGAAAGACGATAACactaaagatatgttcttccagctcttagacaaaacatatgagcagtgtcctagttacggaagacatctttggtggaataatcgggaagaacagcctgcacgacaacacttccatCAATGGATTCaggaaacgtcatggtagccagtacgcgttttccacacctcaacatccacgaaggaacttggacttctccagcagccaccaacaaggaacccctggtttgatgaggaatgtcggcaggcaaatccagccaaacaacaggcactcaaagtggcgctgcataaaaggacgagagcttcTCATgagttctatgagcagaagaggaacgccaacttctcagaaggaaaaagagagggcatgagaagcatgtggttgaagatgttgagaggtttaaaagcaagaatgaagttcgaaagttttatgaacaggtgaaacgaaattcacaggtacataaacctagaaccgaagggtgcaaagacgaaagtggaaccgcagtcaatgctgaggatatggaaggaccacttttgcagactgtataacggcgacgacgaactgaattccgctgtcaggcaggatgatccattcaacatagacgacgaaagccaacaatcccgtcctcccgacttagacgaagtaaagattgccatatctaagctgaagtctgataaagccgctggagcggatggcttgaatgccgaggcctataaagcagctggagattagttggttaggagcatgcaccaacttatctgtaagatatggtcggaagaaagcatgcccgatgaatggaacctcagtattgtttgcccgatcctggaaaaaagataccctctaaactgcaccaatcaggaatcagtctacttaacatcgcctataaaatcttctctgccgtaatatgtgaacgtctaaagcccatcttaaacaacctgataggtccttatcagtgtggttttagaccaggaaagtccacgttgatcaaatattcacattacggcagatactGAAAAAAacccatcttttcatcgatttcaaggccgcatttgacagcatctacagggacgagccgtatagagccatgtctagtttttggcatcccttccaaactcgtccgtttgtgcaggatgaccatgggaaattcacgctgctccataaagttggaaacaacttaacagaacctttcgatgtcaaaaaaggtttagacaaggtgatgcgctgtcatgtgattttttaacatcgtacttgaaagaatagtgcagagctcacacgtcaacacttgaCGCAATATCtgtcaaaagtctgtccaataactagcatatgctgatgacattgacataatcggaagaactcagcgtgatgtcaatggggcttttgtgagtattgaggcagaagcggcaaaaatgggtttaacggttaatgagggcaaaacaaagtacatgctgtcgtcaagaaaggacatacaacaccgacgtcttggtcaaaacgtcactatcgacagacgtaactttgtggtagtcaaggacttcgtctacctaggctccgctgtaaacgcagaaaacaacaccagcacaaacgcagaataactcttgctaaccgctgtttttttggactaagaatgcaattgagtggtaagatcctctctcgagggaccaaagtgtcgctctataagacccttatcatcctcgacctgctatacggtgcagaagcatggactacgaCAAAAGCAGATGAGAGCActttgggtcgcttcgagagaaaagttcttcgtgtgatctacggtcccatatgcatcgaagggaagtggaggagaagatggaacgacgagctgtacgggttgtacagctaCGTAaatttagccagaagggtaaaagtccaacgactaagatggctagcgcatggaaaccaatgctcctacccggaaagtcttcgcaTCCACAAccataggacagcgcagtagattaagaccgcggatcaggttgagcacacaagtggaaggtgacatcacccaacttggagcgcgaaactgtagagatctagctaaggaccgagctagatggagaagtttgttgggtttcACCGATAACTATTTTTTTACAGACCTACTACTTGgatcaaattaaacaaatcaacattatcaaatgtataaaatttaaaaatgtgggACCAGTCCagcaatctcagacagataaaTTACCGGGATACTTTTTTGTCAGTGTTTTACGTATAAAAGAACAGCTGATCCAACGTAGATGAGATAGATGTCTGATTCAATATATAGTTGAATTTTATGGAAGCcgaaaattggtttcaaatttatttgttttttagtaaaaacccagtgaaatattaaaatcatgcattgaaaatttgtttttgcaataATTTCATTAAGTTGAAAgtccgttttattttttgccagCTATATTAATTTAGGTATCAAATCGTTCTCACATCGAGATacaaacacaatttattttcctattttgtttaacattttctcGATTCGAGAAGTTCTCGATCAAGTTACAGAACATAGCCACAGGATACCTATCCAACTCgatattgaacgcagccatttagTACTTAACAGCTGACAGGCAACTTGTTGTTAAAACAATATGACAGGCGAGGGTTACAATCTCTTTAATGAAGTTTTTTGGCTGTATCTTTTTGTTTCGCCTTCTGCTAAGTCAAAGTGCGAATTTATCTCTGTATTATTATATACCCCTCAAGTATTTTCGTctatttttcaatcttaaaattttatataaagaaagaattttattaatattctaGCATGAAAGAATTATATTAGgaattcttataatttaatatatattcGTCAAGGCGTTATTATCTTaaaatttgctttgttttgCGCTTACATctgaatcgaaaataaaaatatatctaatgTTTCGGAGTCGTAGTTGGTTCTCTGGAGCATGGAGTCGTCCCAAAAATCGGCTGTCGCTCGaccatttgaaatatttacacaccatccttgaaaaaaatactACGGTGTCTGAAAACAATCGTGAGCTTTTGGTAGAATCCCTCAGGTGTATTGCGGAAATACTTATTTGGGGTGATCAACACGACTCTTCCGTTTTTGAGTATATCTTTATAAATTCATTAttccaataattttataaaccacttttatagttttttcttggaaaaaaatatgCTGTCGTTCTTTCTTCATATAATGAGACAAAAAAGTGGTGGTTCTAGTTACGTATGTGTACAATTACTACAAACATTGaacattctttttgaaaatattcgtaATGAGACGTCGCTATGTAAGTTTGTATAAAGGATTCTCAAATAAATTCCTTCCTTAAACATTAATTTCTTGCTTCAATAGATTACCTTTTAAGCAACAATCATGTGAATTCCATCATTGttcataaatttgatttttccgaTGAGGACGTTATgggatattatattttgtttttaaaaacactcaGTCTAAAACTAAATACTCACACAATACACTTCTTTTACAATGAGGTAAGATACAAATAACATTTGTTAACCATTGAATAATTGGAATATGTTGCAGTACACCAATGACTTTCCTCTTTATACAGAGGCtataaaattttttaaccaTCCCGAATCCATGGTGAGAATCGCGGTAAGGACCATAtccttaaatgtttacaaagttCAAAATGATAGCATGTTGAAGTTCATAAGAGATAGGTAAGTAAAGTTCATATATTTCCAAGTATAGTTTctattaaaattgttgttcaattaaaaataataacgaaCATAACATTTTGTGATGCGTTTAGCTAAAGACTTGACTaaagaaatcacttttttaatattttgatctgtcaaaacataGTCTGTACCTATACTGAATTAAACTGTTGTAAAGTAAACAAAGATATTCATCAGGCTTATTGGAGaaagtattaatttttgaatgcaaCTACACTAAAAGATTGTTGACATAATTATTTTGCCAGACCTTCAGCTTTATTGAGGTCACTCGTTACATTTTTCTAATTGGCGTACAAATTAAATTAGtgattgaataaaattattaataggtATTTTGATTACGAAATTCCGTCATGGACGAAAATGTATGAGACCAAAACCACCTCGGTCCAATTCTGTGTCAATCATCAACAATGATGGATGAATAATGAGAGCCACTGGAGAGTATTGTCATCCTCGCAAGTTATAGTTTTAAATCTGTGGACTGCAGTGAGGTTGCCGAAGAACGGCGGGGGTCTACTCTTGACAATTGCCTTGTTGGCTTCTGCCATGATTCCTAGCTCCTAGTTTATATGCCAGGGGGGTTGGGGCTGACAACTGAGAAATTGTCACTGACACTTTCAACCTCAATTGCTTCTTGGCAATTGTGGGAGGAGTAGAGTTGGACTTATAAATAAAGTATGAAAAAAAGAGAGGAGGGACACtgaaaaaactgttttagaggGGGACGTTGGAGGGTCCTTCGCTTGAGACCAGCGGTCTGAATAAAAGAGTTAGTTATCGGTCTCGAAAAATCGGAACTATTTTTGTAGTTAATAACGTTTGTAACTGGTTTGGCCTGAGGAATTTTAAATTCGTTTAGTGAAGTTGTTTTATCCTCAATCCTTTTGTTCTaccaataaacatttaaaataaggtttttcGTATTTTAAAGCGAATTATTTACCAACCATAATGATATTCGCTATAATTAGCCATCGGTATAAAAGTTCCATAAATAAGACCAACGCTGTCATTTGTATGGAACActaatgcaatttattttggcTCCAATTACAACCTTCGTCTCCATATAATACCTTAAACCCATGGTTACAGCTTTGTGTTCATACTTACAAATTATGTAGAGTTTAAGCATTTAACGAAATGTATCTCGATTATAGGCAATAGGTCTACCGAAAAAccatgtatgtttttgttttaaaattgtattaacaacttaaaaaagttaacaaatacaaatccttcaataattgttaaatgttaatACGGTTAAAATCTGGTTGGCTGTTGATTAGCCTAGGATGAAGCCAGTCTGATTTTGCTCGATGATAGCGTATGAGGCTACTCAATCTTGTAGCTCAACAACGTGATACCTTTATAGTTGCTGCATGTTATCACATCATTATTGTGTATGGGACACATATTCGGTTTTCGCTTACAATTATTCATGTTCCCATACGTGCATTATAGTTTCATGAACTGCTCGATGTATAGCTGACCCGCCACGTTTTTTGGGGTCCCGTaccttagttttgtttttttaatcatcATTATCGACCCCTTCTATGTCTCGTGGCGGAAGCATATGTAGCACGGACGACTTTTTCTGCTGTTAAGCAGTTCATTAAAGTTCACTTCTTATCGCTTCAGTATGCCTGCAGGGTCGGTAATCAGCGTTGTGTTTACTGCGTCATGTTTCGGGTGGTCTGGTTCTCGGCTTTGTTCAAGTTCATAGATCTAGTTCTCCCAGGATGCTTTTTTATGTCTGTGAAGACATTTTTCTGTTCTTGTATTAGTCGCTATGCGTCATTCTTACACTTAATCGCTAGTTTGCATTCATCATCAAACCATACGCACAGATCTCTGCGTTGCTGCTGAGTATTATTGACGACTTCTCATCTACCCCGTcttgaaaatatctttataGTACATGTATACCTAAAGaggtgaaaatatttattaaataaattaattgtaaaactaagtaaaaaaaatattaaaaatggtctgaAAGATATAACTCAAAACGGCATCTCCAAATggcaaaactttattatcaaaatgtgtgtTCGTTAATGGAAATGTTGCGCGCATTGTGCCCATTTTACGGTAAACGTGGTgtcccttcacagtcgactcttcaacgtttggtgcccaaatttgagacgaccggttcagtaaacaatcagccaacacccgtacgttcaaagATCGGCCGACAACAttgccgcggtccgtgaaagtgtacagcagaacccgaggcagtcttttcctcgccgtgcacaagaactcggccttttgcAGATTTCAACTTGGTgaaagatccaactgacccaagaGTTCAAAATTCATGACCATAGAAAACGACGTTAGTTGGCTGGCAGGAcctcgaatcgtttggaagaggacgacgtcaacccacgcgaggttcaccaggtgataatgcatcctcaaaaagttaccgtttgttgtggattttgggccggcggcgtaattgatgcgtactttttttaaaacgcgattagtgaggcggtcaccgtcaacagcgagcgctgcataacgatgataactaatttcttatggcccaaattgaaccatatggaaaTAGACGACATAGGGTTCCacgcccttattgaaaacccctactttagttatatttttcttcacatctgtttgagaaataataaaatataaattaattactaattagtctttaaatatttttttcttcttaagaaccctAAACACATAAGATATTGTATTATCAGGAAATGTATAATGTACTGTAATGTgtatttacttaaataattgcaaaattaaaataactaaaagtaaactattttttttatttattatattatagaaCGGCTGCTCCATATTTCAGCAACTTAGTTTGGTTTAttggaaaacatattttagaACTAGATGCGTGCGTGCGAACAGATATTGAGTAAGGAattaaaacatgaaaataaaaccaaataatgAGCTCCAATTTAACTTTCAGCCACCAATCAAATCAGAAACTTTCCAATCTTGTTGCGGAACACCTAGATCACTTGCATTATCTCAATGACATTTTGCTTCTTGAAATACGCGATTTGAATGCAGTTTTAACAGAACACCTTCTTCACAAACTGTTCATCcccttgtatatattttctctCACCCCTGCACCACCGCTTTCAATGGCTGTAGTTACCCAAAATTTGGCTGCTGTTCTTAACAAGGTTGTTGACATTGATATTCAAGAAATGAACAATCCGCGTGTATCATCCGTAGTCGCTTTGTACCTCTTATCTTTAGTATTTTTGGTTATAACACATGGACCTTTAGTGCATTCTTTGGCTTGGGTCATATTGAATGCGGATAGTAAAGTATTTACTGAAGGAGCTGCAGAGATCTTAAATGCATATGTTGAACGAAGAGAAGTAGTTGTTCCTGGTTTTAAAGAACCCAGAGAAAGTCTAGAAGAGGCTTTAGATACAGTCGCTTCCGCTTCTTCGGCTATAAATATTTGCACGGAAGAAAGTGTTTCAGCAGTCCAAGTACATGAACTACAATTAAATTCTGGAGCTATTGATCAACAACCAAGTTCAAAAACAATTCACGAATCAAATATTACTGATGAGGAGAAGGAAAAGCTTAAGAAACTTGtggaatcatcatcatcagacaGACTTCGTCCGTTTTTAGATGTCGTTGTATCATCTTTAGACTGTGCTGAAAATGATTATTTGGCATTGCTCTCACTATGCCTAATTTATTCTATGGCAAATAACCGAGGTGGGTATTGTTTATATGTGCATTAATTGTAATATCTTTATTGTTTATAGCTAAACTAAAAATTCTTTCTTCATATTCTATTGCAAAACTATTAACACAACTATTTATAGACGGTACGTAATTCATTTTAAGTCCTCACTTCagctattaaaatttgtatttgtatagcAGATTAGCTTTCTAAATAGTaggttcattgtttttttttttttttgggagaaAAAGTAATCCAACAGAATACATACAGGGTGTCGCATAAGTAATTGACCAAACTGGATATAGTGAAAGGTCAAGTCATAACCTATAAGAATTTGGTAACTTGGCTTTAAAGCATCCTAAAGGTTTTCAAGTACTACTACATCTTACATTCAAGAAATGGAAATTTTCGGCATCTGGAGTAGCCTAATCGGAAGTCCAGAGGATACTTAAGCAAAGTATCGCCTGCAGCTTGTCCAGTCCTTATCACCAAAGAGTTGAGTTCTGCCAAATTATGATCAGATCtagattttatttacaaaactctATGGAGATGAATCATTATTTAAAAGAGATGAATATGTGCATATGCGCAACATTCACAATCCACATTTAATACGAGAAGAAAGATTTCAATATCAATTTAGAATACATTTGTGGTGCGGAatcttttaataaacaaatcatagACCTCTTTTAATTGCCAGACATATTAAACAGTGAAACTTATTtagactttttgaaaaacaggCTCTTTTTATTGTAAGATGACGTTCCC
It encodes:
- the LOC129943286 gene encoding probable cytochrome P450 313b1, coding for MLSTSVLLGSILILWIYFLWSRRHYYIVAWKLPGPIGLPLLGVGLRMTDPEKFLSYLTEITNKYSSPCISWMGSKCFLYTSDPETVETVFNSPSCTNKGDFYKFMASSIGDGLFTSSSPRWNKHRKLINPAFSRQIINQFLPIFDSSANILITKLQTNGDEKQHLYDLLKKCVLKAACQTTMGKEMEFQNDRFSELFESYKNIMDVSVQRMLCPWLYPSVFYKVSSLHSMERKTVKILYDFIETLLQGKPSIENDILLRPENENLNRKSKSIFVEQVRNYVEQGQLSWDDIRDEANVIIAAAFETTSTALYFVTLCLAIHSEYQQKLFDELSSIFPDKEFNISEEDLKKMTYTEMVINEGMRLFSPVPVVIRTASEDFYLKNGIKIPKGTQIGIDIFNMQRNSKFWGLKAMEFYPDHFLPTNLNSRHPFAFIPFTKGLRMCIGNRYALLIMKVFIAKIFRNFEIHTEASIEDLVLKGTISLKLRNYPTCTIKERNF